In Oryzias melastigma strain HK-1 linkage group LG10, ASM292280v2, whole genome shotgun sequence, a single window of DNA contains:
- the gabra6a gene encoding gamma-aminobutyric acid receptor subunit alpha-6a — translation MEYTMDMFFRQMWVDERLKFEGPIEILRLNNRMVDKIWTPDTFFRNSKKSISHNMTTPNKLFRIMQNGTVLYTMRLTISAECPMRLMDFPMDGHACPLRFGSYAYTSSEILFTWRKGLTASVECPKESMSLLQYDLVGQTLSSEIIKLNTGQYSVQVVYFHLQRKLGYYLIQTYIPLIMVVVLSQVSFWINKESVPARTVAGITTVLTMTTLSISARQSLPKVSYATAMDWFIAVCFAFVASALVEFAAVNYFATLQANRLKKERARQDRLEVLATGSEDDDTISSDSSFQEGLKRRNHSVSCSEPGEIPPTPIFLQQGSAFPQIPQLAGTSRIDSYARILFPMTFALFNLVYWYIYLAKDTMERARDMDIED, via the exons ATG GAGTACACCATGGACATGTTCTTCCGTCAGATGTGGGTTGACGAGCGCCTGAAATTCGAAGGCCCCATCGAGATCCTGCGTCTGAACAACCGCATGGTGGACAAGATCTGGACGCCGGACACTTTTTTCAGAAACTCCAAGAAGTCCATTTCCCACAACATGACCACGCCCAACAAGCTCTTCCGGATTATGCAGAACGGGACTGTCCTCTACACCATGAG ACTGACAATCAGCGCAGAGTGTCCGATGAGGCTGATGGATTTCCCCATGGATGGTCACGCCTGTCCGCTCCGGTTTGGAAGCT atGCATACACCAGCAGTGAAATCCTTTTCACCTGGAGGAAAGGCCTGACAGCTTCTGTCGAATGTCCCAAAGAGTCCATGAGTCTTCTGCAGTACGACCTTGTGGGACAGACTTTGTCCAGTGAAATAATCAAGTTAAACACAG GGCAGTATTCTGTGCAGGTGGTCTATTTCCACCTTCAGAGGAAGCTGGGCTACTACCTCATTCAGACCTACATTCCTTTAATAATGGTGGTCGTCCTGTCACAAGTCTCCTTTTGGATCAACAAAGAGTCCGTCCCTGCGCGCACAGTTGCTG GCATCACCACAGTGCTGACCATGACCACTCTGAGCATCAGCGCTCGCCAGTCCTTGCCTAAAGTCTCCTACGCCACGGCGATGGACTGGTTCATCGCTGTGTGCTTTGCCTTTGTTGCATCGGCTCTGGTGGAGTTTGCAGCGGTGAACTACTTCGCCACCTTGCAGGCGAACCGTCTGAAGAAGGAGAGAGCCAGACAAGACAGGCTGGAGGTGCTGGCCACCGGCAGTGAGGATGACGACACGATTTCA tcgGACAGCAGCTTTCAGGAAGGCCTGAAGAGGAGAAACCACTCAGTGAGCTGCAGTGAGCCGGGAGAAATCCCGCCAACTCCGATTTTCCTTCAGCAGGGTTCAGCTTTTCCTCAGATCCCGCAGCTGGCTGGGACCAGCCGCATTGACTCATACGCTCGCATCCTCTTCCCCATGACCTTCGCCCTCTTCAACCTGGTCTATTGGTACATTTACCTGGCCAAAGACACTATGGAGAGAGCCAG GGACATGGATATTGAAGACTAA
- the nudcd2 gene encoding nudC domain-containing protein 2 → MSVHFDERSGVVPCQTPWGCWYQTMEEVFIEVGVPNGTSAKEVKCRLGARDIELHVKGKEIFKGKLFETTVSDEATWTLEDKCLIRIILMKTNREAGNCWSSLLEGEYCANAWVQDQMQRKLTLERFQRENPGFDFSGAEISGNFAGGGPDFSNLQK, encoded by the exons ATGTCGGTGCACTTCGACGAGAGGAGCGGGGTGGTCCCCTGCCAGACCCCGTGGGGTTGCTGGTACCAGACCATGGAGGAGGTCTTCATAGAAGTCGGTGTGCCGAACGGGACGTCTGCTAAAGAGGTCAAATGCCGTCTAGGAGCCAGAGATATCGAACTGCACGTAAAAGGGAAGGAAATCTTCAAG GGAAAGTTGTTTGAAACGACCGTGTCAGATGAAGCTACTTGGACATTAG AGGATAAATGTCTCATTCGGATCATTCTGATGAAGACCAACAGGGAAGCAGGAAACTGCTGGTCTTCCCTTCTCGAGGGGGAGTACTGCGCGAATGCTTGGGTTCAGGACCAGATGCAAAGAAAACTCACCCTGGAGAGGTTTCAGCGGGAG AATCCTGGTTTTGACTTCAGCGGTGCAGAGATCTCTGGGAATTTTGCCGGTGGTGGTCCAGACT